The DNA sequence TGAGCTTAACCCATTAACGAAAAAAGGTTAACAAAATTAAGAGCTATGAGATggaccaaaattgaaaatgaccAATTTTATAGGAAGGAGCAAGTAttgtattaaataataataatgctGATAGTCCGAGTGATCATTGAATAAACTAGTAAAAATTGTTACGGTTGGAATGAAAGGAATTTCAGTGAAAGAAAGAGAACTATTTAACTTAAGTGTATGaatatataagtaaaaaaccattaatttgaatatatatcaatctaaaaaacataaataaagaagagatGGAATATCCTAACTCCATCTCTCTTTTGTGCATAATCCAAGAAACATGAGTTTAGTAGTCATTTTTCCAAGATATTACACAGATAATCATTCTCAAGCAATCTTTGTCAAACAGTTCAACCAACACCATCCTAAACAACTAACAAAACTTCATGCTATGCGAACTATTTTCTAGCAGTAGGAGATCTCAAAAAACGGTGCACCTGTGTGTCGTAAGAGCATTTTATGCCGTTGCGAGTTAGAAGCTCACACATTTCCCTAGCCTTGCAAAATTTCACCCTGCGTTTCTAATCACATCAACCCTCAATCTGCACATAAATCATCACATTTGTTGATATCGATCAAGTTCCAATTTATGTTTCAAGAGCTCGGAGGGGGAGGCTTGGATCGGGCCGCATATTTCCCATATCTTCTAGAAACCTCAGCATCAGATAATATATCCCACATCTGCAACAAGAGATGAAAACAATTGTTTAGTCGTTGAAAAACAATTGCCACGAAAATCTACCACTAGATCACTGGATATAAATTGTTCAGTCATTAAAAACATGAAAGGAGTAAAAACGAGTACTcctaaacaagaaaaaataatacgcGCAcggatttttaaaacaaatcacCAACCTGCAATTTTCCCTTAGAACCTCCAACGGCCAGTGTAAAAGGACAATCTACAgagaatgaaatggaaaacacGGCACCCTGAAACAGCATTCAAGGAAAACCGATGGTCAATCTAACTCGTATAAGTGTGACACGTATATTTGTAAGCAGAAGGAACCAATCAATAGAAGAAAACCTCAGCTTCATATACGACAAATTAACATGCATATTAACGAACACAATTCAAGGAAATTAGCATACAGCTTTCGGATTGTTGGAAGCAATACATGACGGCTCGCTTGACAAATCCCAGAGCTTAACCTGAGGAGACAGGTCCAAGCAGATGAATCATTTGAATCTCTATAGCAAACACACTATAGAGTGGAGACAAATAAATTGATAGAAATAGGAGAATACCATCTTATCCATTGAGCCAGTAGCAAGAAGCTGTATGAACACAACCCCCGAATTCAGTTCAGAAATATTGTATAGTGATTAACATCTAAAGTATTCTATGATGAAGATAAAATCACATACATTTGGAACTAAGCTATTATATGTGATTGCACAAACTGCTTTGTCATGCGCATGGAGAGTGAAACGTGGCTTGGGCTGAGATGACGGATCAGAGCTAGCATTACGGATATCAAAGCCAGAAACCATGCCATTTTCCAGACTGACCtgaaaaaaacaattgaaCGAGAAATTTCATGCTCAGGGATTTCcattctgaaaaaaaaactgaatagGCTATACGCATCTACAGCcataaaatagttgaaattggAGAAAGCTAAATCACAAACCACAAATGAGTACTCTGTGTGTGGATCCCATGCCACACTCTCAACATCAGCAGCTACAGACCACTTAAATCCACTATGTTCAGGTTGCCGGCCATCTTTCTGCAATGCATAATAAAGCTCATCGATATAgatataatactcctacaatTAACATAAACTGAGAGTAACAAATTAAGAAGTTATCTTGAACTTTAGAAAGACAAGCCTGCCTACCATAACCACAGTGTGATCAAAAGATCCACTGAGAAGAACTTGCGGTGCAAAATGATTCCACGCAACTGATTGAACCTGTGAAAAATCGCATCACATCATTGAACACAAActgcaaaaaagaaatttctGCTGGAATATCAGATCATCATATGTTCGGTAAGCCTATAGGTGTAATTCGGTTGATTTTCCTcaactaaataattaacaGGTGAACTGATACAAAATTTAACACAGCtacaataaattttgttaCGAAGAACACAATAATTCAGCCTTGCCTTGTCTGTATGGTGATCCAAAGTCAGGTTACAAGTTTCAGTTGCCACATCCCAGATTTTAACCAATTTGTCTGCACTTGCACTTGCAAGAATATTCCTGAATAAACCCACAGCATAAGAAAATAAACCGCTACATTCCGATTTCTCTGGTGCATGATAtgtaaaacaatataaaactTCCCACATACCTATACTCCTTGTTCCAAGCAAGTCCAAGAACTGAATCTGTGTGGCTGCCATCCTTATATTTAATAGATTTCTAATAAAAAGACAGAGAGAAGGAGCAAGTTATATGGCACGTCGTCAGGCTACCAGGAAAAATAATCATCAACATATCCCTTGGTTTTACTCTTTCAAGTTAAACAAGAGATACTCCTTGCCAAGTATAACAAAATGACCACTcgggataaaaaaaaactattcaTGT is a window from the Salvia hispanica cultivar TCC Black 2014 chromosome 1, UniMelb_Shisp_WGS_1.0, whole genome shotgun sequence genome containing:
- the LOC125201755 gene encoding periodic tryptophan protein 1 homolog — encoded protein: MIAAISWVPKGFANSVPTAADPPSKEEIEEMVKSGLLDTREGSEYDEDMSEDELGQDDDLSNALSAANALGKAIKTGNPEADSLTEALKELDMDNYDEEDDGAELFGSSNLYYASNKMDPYLKDGDEDSEEEEDMTIKPEDGIIVCARNEDDVSHLEVWILEDPSDVNSNMYVHHDVVIPAFPLCTAWLDCPIKGGEKGNFIAVGSMEPAIEIWDLDIMDEVQPSATLGGVAEKKKKGKKKSIKYKDGSHTDSVLGLAWNKEYRNILASASADKLVKIWDVATETCNLTLDHHTDKVQSVAWNHFAPQVLLSGSFDHTVVMKDGRQPEHSGFKWSVAADVESVAWDPHTEYSFVVSLENGMVSGFDIRNASSDPSSQPKPRFTLHAHDKAVCAITYNSLVPNLLATGSMDKMVKLWDLSSEPSCIASNNPKAGAVFSISFSVDCPFTLAVGGSKGKLQMWDILSDAEVSRRYGKYAARSKPPPPSS